DNA sequence from the Scophthalmus maximus strain ysfricsl-2021 chromosome 1, ASM2237912v1, whole genome shotgun sequence genome:
ATTCCAGGTCTCCTTCAGGTTCCCCCAACCGGTCACTCGGCCCTTGTAGCCCTCAGACATCAGGCTGCCGGGGAAAACAGTCAGATAAAAATCCTCACCATCCACAGGAAACCCAAAAAGGGTACAGCCCTCAATGTCCTACAGACGGACCCCCAACCACGTCTAAAGGAAGCTGAGCCCAACTCTGGACTTTGATTATTGGAGATTCCTGAACTGGGTTTTTCCAAGAGGAAACCCGGCCCCAGTGTAAAAACAGTGTTTCTCCGTGTTTGACTTACGTCCGGGCGACCTTCTTGCTTGGCAGGCAGATGGGGAAGATCTTATCGGTGAACGGGACTGGCCGTCTCATATGCAGCAAGGCGATGTCACGGTTCAGATTTTCCTTCCAGTTGTACTTTGGATGAACAATGATTTTATCGATCGCCACGATCTTCTCGAGGCCGCGCTCAAACCTGGAAAGTTGAGTAAATACTTTTGGTCAGTCGACGGTAAGAAAATCTCCTTTTTATTCTGATCTGAGAAATAATTTAGTCCATTTATAGACGGGCGGACGGTCCTACTTGaccctgttgtgttttcccaggCGGACCAGTATGTCAGAGCTGCTGAAGTTCTTGTTCCAGGGCGGGTAATAGATGCAGTGAGCTGCGGTGAGGATCCATTGATCACTGATCAGACTGGCTCCACACAACAGCTCCTGTGGGCTTCGCTTGTACAACATCACCTGCCTAACAACAGGTTTTTAACAGATGAATTCTACGGGTCGTCCTTCAAATATTGTTGCCAACAACGGTTACATAGTGTTGTTACCATGGTGCTGAGGACTCCTCGGCATCATTGCCCCCAACGATGCGTTTGTCTCTGTATGACTCtaacagctcctcctcctttgtgtcCTCTTTATCTATCTTTTCAAAGAGGGGGCGCTGTCCACAATCTGCAACACAACCGGTCAGTTAATCAACCAATAACATGGTAATTCAGTCAGTCAACCAGTCAGTAAGATGATAAACACTCAGTCAATAATCTGGTGGACCAATGCCCAATGAATGGACTCACCGTCCTCTCCTATTCCAAAGGTACGAGGATCGAAAAACCTCTTTCTGTTGGAACCCAAGACGGAGCGCTCCCTGCCGTCGGCCTCTGCTGTCGACTCGTCACCAACCAGCTGGTCCTCTGAGAGACAGACcggtgcagagagagacagataagaGACGAACACTGAAGCAACATTGTGAGATAGTACCGGTACCACCTGTGGAATTGTACTAGTTCTTGTATTTACCACAGAGGTGCAGGTCACAGAAGTCGACCGTTACATTTCCAGAAACCTCCACATAGCACCAGGGGCCCTCCGGGTCTTTGTCGGGGTTTCGGCACTTGTTGCCCACCAGGGGGACCTCAGGCATGAACTCCTTGTCCACGCTGAGGGCCGTGAGCTTCGGTAAAGACCACTGCAGACAGGTGTGGCCGCCCAAGGTAACTGCTAGGTCGCCTACGTAGTCTACGCCGTAGTTGGGTAAACACTCTTCAGTTTGGTCTGGTTCAGGCGCCACAGTTGACGGGACAAAGTCCTCACCTTGACAGAGTAACAGAGACGGAGCTTCATTAACGCTGGTACTGTCCAGATCAACCAACCCACCAGTCTGACAGATACTTGCCACATGTCGGGACCCTGCAGGCCTCTTTCTGGACTGTCGGGTCCTGGGTGAAGCACCACGGTCCCTCCGGACGGTTGTCAGGGTTTCGACAAAAGTTCTCATCCAGGTTACTGTTCGGCTCCGAGATGTTAAACTCCCTACAGACAGGTGACCACACAGACAGGTGACCACACAGACAGGTGACCACACAGACAGGTGACCACACAAGCAATTAGTCAATGAATTAAGCCAATTCATGGGTTTTCGGGAGAATCatagttggttggttgttaattggttggttgattgattggctGGTTGTtaattggttggttgattgattggctGGTTGTtaattggttggttgattgattggctGGTTGTtaattggttggttgattgattgattttttagTGACCTACCTCATGATAGGATGAGGGAAGCTGTGTCTCCAGTACTGACACGGTCTCCCTGATTGTGTGATGTTGACATTTCCATCATAGTTCACCCCCTTACCGAAAATACActgacctgaacacacacacacacacacacacacagataatgtaAATGGATTTCATTTGGTCAGAttaatgattttatatttttcatgtttgcttgtttttaccTTCTATACATTGTCGGACAATGTTAATGTTCTGTTGTGTCCTGGTCATTTGAGTTCCTTTACAGTCTGTGGgacgaacagacagacagaaagtgagagacagacagacagacagtgagagacagacggacagacagacggacggacagacagacagacagacagtgaggcagacagacagacagacagagaggcagagacagacagtgagagaccgacggacagacagacagacagacagagaggcagagacagacagagagacagacagacaggcagagacagagagtgagagacagacagacagacagtgagagacagacagacggacagacagacagagaggcagagacagacagacagacagtgagagacagacagacggacagacagacagacagagacagagacagagagtgagagacagacagacagacagtgagagacagacagacagacagacagacagacagacagtgaggcagacaggcagacagacagagagacagacagacaggcagagacagagagtgagagacagacagacagacagtgagagacagacagacggacagacagacagagaggcagagacagacagacagacagtgagagacagacagacggacagacagacagacagagacagagacagagagtgagagacagacagacagacagtgagagacagacagacagacagtgaggcagacaggcagacagacagagagacagacagacaggcagagacagagagtgagagacagacagacagacagtgagagacagacagacggacagacagacagacagagagaccgacagacaggcagagacagagagtgagagacagacagacagacagacagacagacagagagacagacagacagacagtgagagacagacagacagacagacagacagacagacagacagtaagagacagacagtgagagacagacagacggacagacagacagtaagagacagacagtgagagacagacagacggacagacagacagacagagaggcagagacagacagtaagagacagacagtgagagacagacagtgagagacagacagacggacagacagacagtaagagacagacagtaagagacagacagtgagagacagacagacggacagacagacagacagagaggcagagacagacagtgagagacagacaggtgtttgTGTAttcagggttgtgtgtgtgagttgtggACTTTGTTCATGTTTGTTCAGCAGCTGATTAAACTTCACAGATACAAAGTTAAACCAGTCGTGGACAAACTGAATAACTAGACTGACGATGTAGACACTGataaatgttgctgctgttcagACTAAACAACGATCTGATTCTAAAAACTGTTTTGACGatagctaggctaacagttaccctctgcctccagtctttgtgctaagctaggctaacagttaccctctgcttccagtctttgtgctaagctaggctaacagttaccctctgcctccagtctttgtgctaagctaggctaacagtttccctctgcctccagtctttgtgctaagctaggctaacagtttccctctgcctccattctttgtgctaagctaggctgATCGTGCACCGATGAAACAGCAACAtgaatttcccaaaatgtcaatgaGTGATAGTTAAGTTGAACCCCTCTGTACTGCAGTCAAATTATGAAGCAGGAgtgtacagtaaagtacagtagaccacagtagagtacagtacagtagaacacagtagagtacagtacagtagaccacagtagagtacagtatagtacagtagaacacagtagagtacagtacagtagaccacagtagagtacagtacagtagaacacagtagagtacagtatagtacagtagaacacagtagagtacagtacagtagaccacagtagagtacagtagagtacagtagaacacagtagagtacagtacagtacagtagagtacagtacagtaaagtacagtagaaCACAGTACAGTAGTAGTACTCACCCAGGTACACGGCCCAGAAGTTTTCCTGAAGGAAACAGATGAGATGTTGAGCAGAGTtgtaacattaacattaatattaacatgTTCAGAATGAGAATGAGAGCAGAACGAGCCAGAGTCGTACAGTTTTGTCCGGCTGTTCGAACACCTCTCTGGCCTCTTCGTGGTCACACACTTCttcaacacactctctctccaggtTCCCTGAAGAACCACAGATTCAACGTGACGGAGAAAATTAACAACCTGCTGCAGAAGTAGATAATAATTCTGTTTCAATAATaatgggatgatgatgatgatggggagcGTTGACCCTGACGTCACCTGGTTTCATCTCCTCAAACAGCTGATTGGCTCGTCGGCTCCGGACCAGAACCTGTGAGGCTCGCTGACTGCTGAGGAAAACTACCACGACAACAGAGTTTATTATACTATATGACTTTTAGattaaattagattagatttgTTTCAGATTAGATCAAATTGGATTATAGATTATATTAAACTCAAATCAGATACAATCAGATTAGATTAGTTTCAGATTGAATTACACCATATTAGCTTTAAATtagatttgatttaaatgagaggaataggttgtttttttattatgtagATTAGAACAAAATTCATTTGTTCACTTCAGTTAAATTCACATCAGATTATTTTGGATTAGTTTGAACTAGACTTCAGGTCACTTTATTTCAGGTTAGATTTGCAGATAGTAGCTGTTCTGCAAAATACAAATACTCTATtacaagttttttaaaaagtattaccagtattattattaaaagtaaaagtatttgtGCTGATACTTTTACATGTTCTGTATTTGTATGTTGTGGTGGTACCACGTACACAGTACAGGTAGACTCACCTGTGACAATACACAAGTACAAAAGTACAACTACCTCAGAATTgtcctgagaaaaaaaggattttagtTTGAGAGAAGAAGTCAAACACCTTCAGAAAAATACGTACgatccttcttccttttttttttaggtagaATTTGAATGTAGATAATCACTTAATAATGTGCGAGTGTGATTCTACTATTCTACAATGACCTTTACTCCTGTTACTCCATCTGGCTCCACCACTTATAGTAAGCagaattatttataataataataataacaataataatacggTGGGTACAGTACCATGGTTCGCGAGGCAGCTGTGCAGTAGAAAAAGCAATAGAACAGCAGTTGGTTTCGATGCCGGTTCCACCATGATCCAAACCTCAGAGAACCTCAGAACCACATCCAGCAGATTCCCTCttcagtctgtctctgcctcGCTCTGACCCTCCAGTGGGGGGTATTGATCGAAGGGTCAAAGTTCATGCTGATGAGTCGGACATGTTTAATATGAACGTGTTTACTTTGACGTTCAGGACATCGactgcaaacagcagctgatgaCAGTCACGTCAGCTGTTGTCGTTCCGACAGTCTGACTAGATGTAAATCTAGTTATGTATATGTTTGATAATTTTACAGGACAAATGACAATTATGAAGTAGATGCTGATTAAGAGCAGCAGGACCCTGTTGTTTCACTCGTGGCTCTCAAGTCTTAAAGTGAAACGTGCTCAGAAACTGCTCACGTGTTGGTCTTTGTGAAAATTTGTCTAAAATAAGTTTCGCTCGTGGGCGCGACTGAATATGTTGACCACGCCCCTTCGTCACCAACCCCCACGGCACGTTTCAACTAGATGCACAAAAAAAGTTGCTTAAACCCAAGAGGAAGtcagacattttgaattcagtGGTCATCTCTTGAGTCAGGGGCCTCGTATGTTAACGAACTCCTCCAACAGAATTATTTCAGACCAACTCCGCTTGTACCATCTTGAGACCTCCACCATTAAAGATTGTCAGCATCACATCTTGATGTTTCACCATGAAACAGGAGAACACGaggagaaatagaaaataaaaaagaaacgcTGGTGCTCTCGTCCTTCTGACTCACTATTGATCCGGCCTCTGTCTGACTCAGCACAAGTCAGAGCAAATATGTACTTTACAGATACTGAGTTGAAGGTCTCTGAGAGTCGGTGGACAGTTAATCCTGTGAAACCCGACCAAGACTAAAGACTGAAGTTTCTCCCAGAGGCTCCAAGGTTCATCACACTGCACCGAGGAGGAAAACACTTCACGGAACAATCGTTTTCTTCTGCTGAGCAGGAAAGAAAGAACTCAAAGAGTCTAACCTTATGTACATTATCTACGTTGTCTACGTCCAACTCTACATTCATGCATCAGATAGgcaacacagaaaatacattgaCTGTTCtgaatttaaatcaaatatttaaaaaatggagaaaaaaattcgGGTGGATGTCAGGTCTAATATAATCTTATTCTCTTGaaatatatatgatttaaatatatatgatttaaaAGTAATCAATACACTCCCCAAACAAATAATGACATTGTTAATTAATTACGAAAAATTAACTATGTTAAATACATTAGTTATTTACTCAATGAATAACTGTTTAgtggcaaaataaataaaataaaatgagatgaattcatttaaagttatttaaatattcaaatgaatgaaaatataataaaaagtaACCGAAAgataaatgtgaataaaataaaatgaaataaattaatatcaaacaataaaacagaagacaagacagaaatcaaaatgaatctattcatatatacagtatatctttatctctctctgtctgtctgtctctgtttattttttatctttgggtttttgtttcctGGGTTGATTTTTGTAGtcatctcttcttttcctgtctTACAAGTGTCTTGTTTTGGCTCTTTACTTCCAcctgtttctccctcttttgTCCACAAGAGGGCGCCAACTCACCACAACTCAATTAAagtcaaaaatatgaatcaataagtgattaaaagtaataaataaactcgcccaaaaaatatttacacTATTAGTTAATTTATAAAAGATTAAGTTTGTTAAATACATTAGTTATTCAATTAATAACTGTTTAATggtcaaattaataaaataaaattagattaattcatttaaaattattagaatttccaaaaatataataaaaataacataaagaTCCATTTGaatataatgaaatgaaataaattaatatcaaacaataaaacagaagaaaacacaaataaaaataaatatataaatttatcTATCTAACTGTTTGTCCACCTGCCTGCCGGcctgtcggcctgtctgtctgtctgtctgtctgtctgtttgtctgcctgtctgtctgtctgtctgtctgtctgtctgtttgtctgtctgtctttcggcctgtctgtctgtttgtctgtctgtctgtttgtctgcctgtctgtctgtctgtctgtctgtctgtctgtctgtctgtttgtctgtctgtctgtctgtctgtctatttatttatctatcttttGTTTCCTGGGTTGATTTccggttttattttgtagtcacctcttcttttcctgtctTACGGTGTCTCGTTTTGGCTCTTTACTTCCAcctgtttctccctcttttgtccaccagagggcgccaACTCACCACAACTCAATTAAagtcaaaaatatgaattaataagtgattaaaagtaataaataaactcgcccaaaaaataattacagtatGAATTAATTCATACGTACACAACGTAGATAATGTACATAAGGTTAGACTCTTTGAGTTCTTTCTTTCCTGCTCAGCAGAAGAAAATGATTGTTCCGTGAAGTGTTTTCCTCCTCGGTGCAGTGTGATGAACCTTGGAGCCTCTGGGAGAAACTTCAGTCTTTAGTCTTGGTCGGGTTTCACAGGATTAACTGTCCACCGACTCTCAGAGACCTTCAACTCAGTATCTGTAAAGTACATATTTGCTCTGACTTGTGCTGAGTCAGACAGAGGCCGGATCAATAGTGACTCAGAGGTAATGTAATTTGTTAAATACATTGGCTATTCACCCAATAACTGTTtaatggtaaaataaataaattaaaatgagaataactcatttaaaatgatttgaattttcgaataaattaagaaaaatataattaaaaataatagtaaGATGAATTCGaattcattgaaataaaatacatttatatcaaaccataaaacagaagaaacgTTAGTAAGAAATATAAGTAACTGCCTTGTTGTTACAGCCTCTCACCAGCAGGCGGTGCTGCAGCCTTCAAttgtccccgttgtgggacaATAATAAaggattcattttatttaacgTAATTTAGATTAATATACCATAACTCAACTTAATGTAACAAAAGTGTTACTTAACATTGAAACAACGTTACTTAACTTGACCTAACGTAACTTTATTGTAACTTAACTCAATAACGTCACTTGACCTCGTCATCatgcagcagggggcgctggcTGCAGCGAGGAGGCTGAGCGGCAGTTcaaccagagaagaagaggaggaggaggaggaaggtggaggaagaagaagaagaaggagaagaggagagttgTAACGATGGCAGCAGCGACCTCAGACTTGCGGGTGGATCTGCTGCCGTCGGACCCGCTGCTGCACGTCTTGTCCTTCCTGAGCTTCAGGGACCTGGTCCAGTGAGTACCcggaaccagaaccacaaccaGAGTCTAAGAACCGATGTACAGAAGCGGCGTTAGCTTCAGGCTAACGGCTGCtgctaacaacaacaagagcAGGCTGCGACGACAGATATGAACTTAtcaacatataaacatataaacattAATATCCTGAAGCGACGTCACTGTCGCTGAGTGAACTGAAGCTAATGTTGCTACAAACACTCGCTGGACCGCGGCGGCGGCTCGTTAGCTTAGCATGTAGCTAAGTGTTTATCTCCCACAAGTATTAATGTTCACATCGATCTGAATAAACACGGTTAGTATCATGTGACTGGACTGTTTTTTACTGTTCACTGAAATTTAAATTGTCACAACGCAATGAGTCAATAGATCAAATAAagtatgattatgattatgagtCGTGTTATATCTGAAAACTTAATCCAGCTGTGATTCTTATGTttagtgtttttctctgtctcagatctgatgttttcacagcttcctgttgtttttggtCTGATCAATAACCAACCGATcacataactgtgtgtgtgtgtgtgtgtgtgtgtgtgtgtgtgtgtgtgtgtgtctctgcagctgcagttaTGTCAGCAGGAGGTTGAACGAACTGTCCAAACACAACCCGCTGTGGAAATCCCTCTGCTCCAAACACTGGCTGCTCACAGAGTGAGTCCTGCCCACGGGtcaccaatcaatcaatcaatcaatcaatcaatcactttgTAATACATagatgtacatgtgtgtgtgtgtgtgtgtgtgtgtgtgcgcagtgcGGACCGGCTGCAGAGTGGCGTGTCCTGGTTCTGCCTCTTCACGCAGACCTACAGAGACCTGGGACGTTACGTCCAGTTCTACCCGACGCTGAAGCGCTCGTGGGAGCAGCTGAAGAGTTTCCTGCAGCTGAGGTGTCCGCGCATGATCGCGTCACTCAAAGGTGACTTCATGATGTCACTACGTCAAACGTGAATCGATGATCAATCCGTAACATTCTTCTTAAACGTGAACATATGCTGCATTTCTTCGTCACATGtgaaaatctttgttttcaggAAGAAACgatgaataaattatgaaagaaGAATTTGCTGAGATCACATGTAATCAATAAACTTTAATATggtaaaacattaataaactgTAATCAGTCTGTTTATGATATGAATCATTGTTACATGAAATTACTAAATACTGAACAGAACCAAAAGATATAAAAGCGGATAATTATTGAAGCTTtgttcaaatattaaaatgaaatttacTGTTAAATTTAGAAGTTTTTGTAATTTggtgaaaactgtttttaaatgaatctgaaaatgttaaatgttcagATAGATAAAAGTCTTTGTATCGACAGGAAACAGTTTTGTTGGGACGTGAcgtttctctctgtttcctgtaGAGGGCGCCACGGAAGTGGAGCTTAACGACATTGAGGCTCAGATTGGCTGCCGGCTTCCGGACGACTACCGCTGCTCGTACCGGATCCACAACGGACAGAAGCTGGTGAT
Encoded proteins:
- the f2 gene encoding prothrombin translates to MVEPASKPTAVLLLFLLHSCLANHVFLSSQRASQVLVRSRRANQLFEEMKPGNLERECVEEVCDHEEAREVFEQPDKTENFWAVYLDCKGTQMTRTQQNINIVRQCIEGQCIFGKGVNYDGNVNITQSGRPCQYWRHSFPHPIMREFNISEPNSNLDENFCRNPDNRPEGPWCFTQDPTVQKEACRVPTCGEDFVPSTVAPEPDQTEECLPNYGVDYVGDLAVTLGGHTCLQWSLPKLTALSVDKEFMPEVPLVGNKCRNPDKDPEGPWCYVEVSGNVTVDFCDLHLCEDQLVGDESTAEADGRERSVLGSNRKRFFDPRTFGIGEDDCGQRPLFEKIDKEDTKEEELLESYRDKRIVGGNDAEESSAPWQVMLYKRSPQELLCGASLISDQWILTAAHCIYYPPWNKNFSSSDILVRLGKHNRVKFERGLEKIVAIDKIIVHPKYNWKENLNRDIALLHMRRPVPFTDKIFPICLPSKKVARTLMSEGYKGRVTGWGNLKETWNPTVRNLPNVLQQIHLPIVDQNTCRRSTSVKVTDNMFCAGFKPEDGNRGDACEGDSGGPFVMKYPAENRWYQMGIVSWGEGCDRDGKYGFYTHLFRMSRWMRKVIDQTGKEGTDDED